Genomic window (Sphingosinicella microcystinivorans):
TCGGTCGAGGTCGTCCATCTGGGCGAAACGCCCGGCCGCATCGCGGAGGCGGAGGCCGCGGGCGTCGCCTCGGTTCCGGCGCTGGTCGTCGGCGGGCAGCCCTACCACATCAACTTCGGCGCGGCGCTCGCCGACCTGAAGAGCGCGGCCTGAAGCCTGTAGCCTGAACCGGCGGGTCCGGCGCCGCAGCGGCGCCGGACCCGCAAAATAATTGCTGGAACGCAGCGAAAAGATGATCTTTGTCGGGCGCGGCGCGGGTGTTACGCCGCGATCGGAAAGACGATCCGAAAGACCAATATGAAACGCGCCGGTCCGTTCACGTGAACGGGCGGGGCCGTCCGCGCGC
Coding sequences:
- a CDS encoding thioredoxin family protein produces the protein MPQKAVFYHAGCPVCISAEQGLAHALDPAAYSVEVVHLGETPGRIAEAEAAGVASVPALVVGGQPYHINFGAALADLKSAA